A region from the Actinoplanes sp. OR16 genome encodes:
- a CDS encoding DUF4331 domain-containing protein — protein sequence MSSHREAPEISKDPVADSSDLYAFVSPDDPDTVTLIANYVPLQLPASGPNFFEFGDDVLYEIHIDANGDARPDVTYQFRFRTELRNDRTFLYNTGPIESLDSENWNRRQFYSVTKVDSHGKSTVLAKSLPCPPCNVGPLSIPDYEKLAEDAVHKLKSGEKVFAGQRADAFFVDLGAIFDLGTLRPFQDKHLVGQNLFNYAGKAVNATDKTNVHSIAIQIPLHMVRRDGKKRVRGRDAGAVIGVWTSASRRQVEVRGDSDGNDVVVGPQVQVSRLGNPLFNEVIVPMAQKDKWNSLPPSEDKRFAEFVATPELGALLPVLYPGLFDKLDALNKTKEPRADLLAILLTGIPDGLIDGFQNNTGELQADMLRLNTAIPPAEKENKFGVVGGDLAGFPNGRRIADDVVSISLRAIAGVTVPLVNADFEPDAAAALVEQGLSIKDSGAGLLKKFPFLGTPFDGFGNPS from the coding sequence ATGTCTTCCCACCGCGAAGCCCCGGAGATCAGCAAGGATCCGGTGGCGGACAGCTCCGACCTGTACGCCTTCGTCAGCCCCGACGATCCGGACACGGTCACGCTGATCGCCAACTACGTGCCGCTGCAGCTGCCCGCGAGCGGGCCGAACTTCTTCGAGTTCGGCGACGACGTGCTCTACGAGATCCACATCGATGCGAACGGCGACGCCCGGCCGGACGTCACCTACCAGTTCCGGTTCCGTACCGAACTGCGCAACGACAGGACCTTCCTCTACAACACCGGGCCGATCGAGTCGCTGGACAGCGAGAACTGGAACCGGCGGCAGTTCTACTCGGTGACGAAGGTCGACTCGCACGGCAAGAGCACGGTCCTCGCGAAGAGCCTGCCGTGCCCGCCCTGCAACGTCGGCCCGCTGTCGATCCCCGACTACGAGAAGCTCGCCGAGGACGCGGTGCACAAGCTGAAGTCCGGCGAGAAGGTCTTCGCCGGTCAGCGTGCCGACGCGTTCTTCGTCGACCTGGGCGCGATCTTCGACCTGGGCACGCTGCGCCCGTTCCAGGACAAGCACCTGGTCGGCCAGAACCTGTTCAACTACGCCGGCAAGGCCGTCAACGCCACCGACAAGACCAACGTGCACAGCATCGCCATCCAGATCCCGCTGCACATGGTCCGGCGCGACGGCAAGAAGCGGGTGCGCGGACGCGACGCCGGAGCGGTCATCGGGGTGTGGACCTCGGCCAGCCGCCGGCAGGTCGAGGTGCGCGGCGACTCCGACGGCAACGACGTCGTGGTGGGCCCGCAGGTGCAGGTCTCCCGGCTCGGCAACCCGCTGTTCAACGAGGTCATCGTGCCGATGGCGCAGAAGGACAAGTGGAACAGCCTGCCGCCGAGCGAGGACAAGCGCTTCGCCGAGTTCGTCGCCACCCCGGAACTCGGCGCGCTGCTGCCGGTGCTCTACCCGGGTCTGTTCGACAAGCTGGACGCGCTCAACAAGACCAAGGAGCCCCGCGCCGACCTGCTGGCGATCCTGCTCACCGGCATCCCGGACGGCCTGATCGACGGTTTCCAGAACAACACCGGCGAACTGCAGGCCGACATGCTCCGGCTCAACACGGCCATCCCGCCGGCCGAGAAGGAGAACAAGTTCGGCGTGGTCGGCGGTGACCTCGCCGGATTCCCGAACGGCCGCCGGATCGCCGACGACGTGGTCTCCATCTCGCTGCGGGCCATCGCCGGCGTCACCGTGCCGCTGGTGAACGCCGACTTCGAGCCGGACGCCGCGGCCGCCCTGGTCGAGCAGGGCCTGAGCATCAAGGACTCCGGCGCCGGCCTGCTGAAGAAGTTCCCCTTCCTGGGCACCCCCTTCGACGGATTCGGAAACCCCTCGTGA